One window from the genome of Populus alba chromosome 15, ASM523922v2, whole genome shotgun sequence encodes:
- the LOC118033471 gene encoding transcription factor bHLH79 isoform X4 has protein sequence MDPPLINETSFSAANPSSYTLTEIWPFPPPPPSSTRLGLRMDNLADPDGSLEESTLTDQSSGNGTRIRKTRDFSSEKDDSSKMVSTTTSANDLNDSNGKRRKISGSRSENNDSRAETEASSAANNKTAEQSSKPSEPPKQDYIHVRARRGQATDSHSLAERARREKISERMNILQDLVPGCNKVIGKALVLDEIINYIQSLQCQVEFLSMKLEAVNSRMNTSPTTEYLHPKDFCM, from the exons ATGGATCCTCCATTGATAAACGAGACCTCCTTCTCTGCGGCCAACCCATCTTCCTACACATTAACTGAGATTTGGCCTtttccacctcctcctccttcttccaCTCGTTTGGGCCTCCGGATGGATAATTTGGCCGACCCAGATGGGTCCCTTGAGGAATCCACTTTGACAGATCAGAGTAGTGGAAATGGAACTAGGATTAGGAAGACCAGAGATTTCAGTTCCGAGAAGGATGACTCGTCCAAAATGGTTTCTACCACCACCAGTGCCAATGATTTG AATGATTCAAATGGTAAGCGGAGGAAAATATCGGGATCAAGGAGTGAAAACAACGATTCAAGAGCTGAAACTGAAGCAAGTTCTGCTGCTAATAACAAGACAGCCGAACAAAGCAGTAAACCATCAGAGCCGCCTAAGCAAGATTATATTCATGTCAGAGCAAGAAGGGGCCAAGCGACTGATAGCCACAGTTTAGCGGAGAGA GCTCGGAGAGAAAAGATTAGTGAGAGGATGAACATACTCCAAGATCTGGTCCCTGGGTGTAATAAG GTTATCGGCAAAGCACTTGTCCTTGATgagataattaattatatccAGTCACTCCAATGTCAGGTTGAG ttCCTCTCAATGAAGCTAGAAGCAGTAAATTCAAGGATGAACACTAGCCCCACGACTGAATACCTTCATCCAAAAGAT TTTTGCATGTAG
- the LOC118033471 gene encoding transcription factor bHLH79 isoform X6: protein MDPPLINETSFSAANPSSYTLTEIWPFPPPPPSSTRLGLRMDNLADPDGSLEESTLTDQSSGNGTRIRKTRDFSSEKDDSSKMVSTTTSANDLNDSNGKRRKISGSRSENNDSRAETEASSAANNKTAEQSSKPSEPPKQDYIHVRARRGQATDSHSLAERARREKISERMNILQDLVPGCNKFLSMKLEAVNSRMNTSPTTEYLHPKDIVVSTREEPTD, encoded by the exons ATGGATCCTCCATTGATAAACGAGACCTCCTTCTCTGCGGCCAACCCATCTTCCTACACATTAACTGAGATTTGGCCTtttccacctcctcctccttcttccaCTCGTTTGGGCCTCCGGATGGATAATTTGGCCGACCCAGATGGGTCCCTTGAGGAATCCACTTTGACAGATCAGAGTAGTGGAAATGGAACTAGGATTAGGAAGACCAGAGATTTCAGTTCCGAGAAGGATGACTCGTCCAAAATGGTTTCTACCACCACCAGTGCCAATGATTTG AATGATTCAAATGGTAAGCGGAGGAAAATATCGGGATCAAGGAGTGAAAACAACGATTCAAGAGCTGAAACTGAAGCAAGTTCTGCTGCTAATAACAAGACAGCCGAACAAAGCAGTAAACCATCAGAGCCGCCTAAGCAAGATTATATTCATGTCAGAGCAAGAAGGGGCCAAGCGACTGATAGCCACAGTTTAGCGGAGAGA GCTCGGAGAGAAAAGATTAGTGAGAGGATGAACATACTCCAAGATCTGGTCCCTGGGTGTAATAAG ttCCTCTCAATGAAGCTAGAAGCAGTAAATTCAAGGATGAACACTAGCCCCACGACTGAATACCTTCATCCAAAAGAT ATTGTTGTTTCGACGAGGGAAGAGCCTACAGATTAA
- the LOC118033471 gene encoding transcription factor bHLH79 isoform X3, with the protein MDPPLINETSFSAANPSSYTLTEIWPFPPPPPSSTRLGLRMDNLADPDGSLEESTLTDQSSGNGTRIRKTRDFSSEKDDSSKMVSTTTSANDLNDSNGKRRKISGSRSENNDSRAETEASSAANNKTAEQSSKPSEPPKQDYIHVRARRGQATDSHSLAERARREKISERMNILQDLVPGCNKVIGKALVLDEIINYIQSLQCQVEFLSMKLEAVNSRMNTSPTTEYLHPKDIVVSTREEPTD; encoded by the exons ATGGATCCTCCATTGATAAACGAGACCTCCTTCTCTGCGGCCAACCCATCTTCCTACACATTAACTGAGATTTGGCCTtttccacctcctcctccttcttccaCTCGTTTGGGCCTCCGGATGGATAATTTGGCCGACCCAGATGGGTCCCTTGAGGAATCCACTTTGACAGATCAGAGTAGTGGAAATGGAACTAGGATTAGGAAGACCAGAGATTTCAGTTCCGAGAAGGATGACTCGTCCAAAATGGTTTCTACCACCACCAGTGCCAATGATTTG AATGATTCAAATGGTAAGCGGAGGAAAATATCGGGATCAAGGAGTGAAAACAACGATTCAAGAGCTGAAACTGAAGCAAGTTCTGCTGCTAATAACAAGACAGCCGAACAAAGCAGTAAACCATCAGAGCCGCCTAAGCAAGATTATATTCATGTCAGAGCAAGAAGGGGCCAAGCGACTGATAGCCACAGTTTAGCGGAGAGA GCTCGGAGAGAAAAGATTAGTGAGAGGATGAACATACTCCAAGATCTGGTCCCTGGGTGTAATAAG GTTATCGGCAAAGCACTTGTCCTTGATgagataattaattatatccAGTCACTCCAATGTCAGGTTGAG ttCCTCTCAATGAAGCTAGAAGCAGTAAATTCAAGGATGAACACTAGCCCCACGACTGAATACCTTCATCCAAAAGAT ATTGTTGTTTCGACGAGGGAAGAGCCTACAGATTAA
- the LOC118033471 gene encoding transcription factor bHLH79 isoform X1, translating to MDPPLINETSFSAANPSSYTLTEIWPFPPPPPSSTRLGLRMDNLADPDGSLEESTLTDQSSGNGTRIRKTRDFSSEKDDSSKMVSTTTSANDLNDSNGKRRKISGSRSENNDSRAETEASSAANNKTAEQSSKPSEPPKQDYIHVRARRGQATDSHSLAERARREKISERMNILQDLVPGCNKVIGKALVLDEIINYIQSLQCQVEFLSMKLEAVNSRMNTSPTTEYLHPKDLGAQPFVATGTISGPQPTREYVQGSQSEWLHMQVGGSFERAT from the exons ATGGATCCTCCATTGATAAACGAGACCTCCTTCTCTGCGGCCAACCCATCTTCCTACACATTAACTGAGATTTGGCCTtttccacctcctcctccttcttccaCTCGTTTGGGCCTCCGGATGGATAATTTGGCCGACCCAGATGGGTCCCTTGAGGAATCCACTTTGACAGATCAGAGTAGTGGAAATGGAACTAGGATTAGGAAGACCAGAGATTTCAGTTCCGAGAAGGATGACTCGTCCAAAATGGTTTCTACCACCACCAGTGCCAATGATTTG AATGATTCAAATGGTAAGCGGAGGAAAATATCGGGATCAAGGAGTGAAAACAACGATTCAAGAGCTGAAACTGAAGCAAGTTCTGCTGCTAATAACAAGACAGCCGAACAAAGCAGTAAACCATCAGAGCCGCCTAAGCAAGATTATATTCATGTCAGAGCAAGAAGGGGCCAAGCGACTGATAGCCACAGTTTAGCGGAGAGA GCTCGGAGAGAAAAGATTAGTGAGAGGATGAACATACTCCAAGATCTGGTCCCTGGGTGTAATAAG GTTATCGGCAAAGCACTTGTCCTTGATgagataattaattatatccAGTCACTCCAATGTCAGGTTGAG ttCCTCTCAATGAAGCTAGAAGCAGTAAATTCAAGGATGAACACTAGCCCCACGACTGAATACCTTCATCCAAAAGAT CTTGGGGCACAGCCATTTGTAGCTACTGGGACGATATCTGGCCCACAACCAACAAGAGAATATGTTCAAGGATCCCAATCCGAATGGCTACATATGCAGGTTGGTGGAAGTTTCGAAAGAGCAACGTAA
- the LOC118033471 gene encoding transcription factor bHLH79 isoform X2, whose protein sequence is MDPPLINETSFSAANPSSYTLTEIWPFPPPPPSSTRLGLRMDNLADPDGSLEESTLTDQSSGNGTRIRKTRDFSSEKDDSSKMVSTTTSANDLNDSNGKRRKISGSRSENNDSRAETEASSAANNKTAEQSSKPSEPPKQDYIHVRARRGQATDSHSLAERARREKISERMNILQDLVPGCNKFLSMKLEAVNSRMNTSPTTEYLHPKDLGAQPFVATGTISGPQPTREYVQGSQSEWLHMQVGGSFERAT, encoded by the exons ATGGATCCTCCATTGATAAACGAGACCTCCTTCTCTGCGGCCAACCCATCTTCCTACACATTAACTGAGATTTGGCCTtttccacctcctcctccttcttccaCTCGTTTGGGCCTCCGGATGGATAATTTGGCCGACCCAGATGGGTCCCTTGAGGAATCCACTTTGACAGATCAGAGTAGTGGAAATGGAACTAGGATTAGGAAGACCAGAGATTTCAGTTCCGAGAAGGATGACTCGTCCAAAATGGTTTCTACCACCACCAGTGCCAATGATTTG AATGATTCAAATGGTAAGCGGAGGAAAATATCGGGATCAAGGAGTGAAAACAACGATTCAAGAGCTGAAACTGAAGCAAGTTCTGCTGCTAATAACAAGACAGCCGAACAAAGCAGTAAACCATCAGAGCCGCCTAAGCAAGATTATATTCATGTCAGAGCAAGAAGGGGCCAAGCGACTGATAGCCACAGTTTAGCGGAGAGA GCTCGGAGAGAAAAGATTAGTGAGAGGATGAACATACTCCAAGATCTGGTCCCTGGGTGTAATAAG ttCCTCTCAATGAAGCTAGAAGCAGTAAATTCAAGGATGAACACTAGCCCCACGACTGAATACCTTCATCCAAAAGAT CTTGGGGCACAGCCATTTGTAGCTACTGGGACGATATCTGGCCCACAACCAACAAGAGAATATGTTCAAGGATCCCAATCCGAATGGCTACATATGCAGGTTGGTGGAAGTTTCGAAAGAGCAACGTAA
- the LOC118033473 gene encoding germin-like protein subfamily T member 2: MISMPPFHLLCTLVGLLLLPLHINSADPDLLQDFCVADLKAPLSVNGFPCKPEAEVTSGDFFFDGLSKEGNTTNIFGWSVTAANVLAFPGLNSLGISMNRVDFAPGGLNPPHSHPRATETGVVIEGKLLVGFVTTSNVFHSKVLTAGQMFVVPRGLVHFQQNVGEGKALLFTAFNSHLPGSAVVPTTLFASRPSIPDDVLTKAFQVGNDVIDNIKSKFSS; this comes from the coding sequence ATGATCTCTATGCCACCATTTCACTTGCTCTGTACACTGGTAGGGTTGTTGCTTCTTCCCTTGCATATCAATTCAGCTGATCCAGATCTACTGCAGGACTTCTGTGTTGCAGACTTAAAAGCTCCCCTCTCTGTAAATGGCTTCCCTTGTAAACCTGAGGCAGAAGTAACTTCAggtgattttttctttgatgggcTAAGCAAAGAAGGAAACACAACAAACATATTTGGTTGGTCTGTGACTGCAGCAAATGTCCTTGCCTTTCCTGGCCTCAATTCTCTTGGAATTTCCATGAACCGAGTAGACTTTGCCCCTGGCGGACTGAACCCACCTCACTCACATCCTCGTGCGACTGAGACTGGTGTGGTCATTGAAGGGAAGCTACTTGTAGGGTTTGTAACAACTAGCAATGTGTTTCATTCCAAAGTATTGACTGCTGGGCAGATGTTCGTTGTTCCTAGGGGTCTTGTTCACTTTCAGCAAAATGTTGGGGAAGGGAAGGCCCTCCTTTTCACAGCTTTCAACAGTCACCTGCCTGGGTCAGCCGTCGTCCCAACAACTCTCTTTGCTTCAAGACCTTCAATTCCCGATGATGTGTTAACCAAGGCCTTCCAAGTAGGAAATGATGTAATCGACAACATAAAATCCAAGTTTAGTTCTTGA
- the LOC118033469 gene encoding germin-like protein subfamily T member 2, which translates to MISMPPFRLLCTLIGLLLLPLHINSADPDPLQDFCVADLKAPLSVNGFPCKPEAEVTSGDFFFDGLSKEGNTTNIFGWSVTAANVLAFPGLNSLGISMNRVDFAPGGLNPPHSHPRATETGVVIEGKLLVGFVTTSNVFHSKVLTAGQMFAVPKGLVHFQQNVGEGKALLFTAFNSHLPGSAAVPRTLFASRPSIPDDVLTKAFQVGNDVIDNIKSKFSS; encoded by the coding sequence ATGATCTCTATGCCACCATTTCGCTTGCTCTGTACCCTGATAGGGTTGTTGCTTCTTCCCTTGCATATCAACTCAGCTGATCCAGATCCACTGCAGGACTTCTGTGTTGCAGACTTAAAAGCTCCCCTCTCTGTAAATGGCTTCCCTTGTAAACCTGAGGCAGAAGTAACTTCAggtgattttttctttgatgggcTAAGCAAAGAAGGAAACACAACAAACATATTTGGTTGGTCTGTGACTGCAGCAAATGTCCTTGCCTTTCCTGGCCTCAACTCTCTTGGAATTTCCATGAACCGAGTAGACTTTGCCCCTGGCGGACTGAACCCACCTCACTCACATCCTCGTGCGACTGAGACTGGTGTGGTCATTGAAGGGAAGCTACTTGTAGGGTTTGTAACAACTAGCAATGTGTTTCATTCCAAAGTATTGACTGCTGGGCAGATGTTCGCTGTTCCTAAGGGTCTTGTTCACTTTCAGCAAAATGTTGGGGAAGGGAAGGCCCTCCTTTTCACAGCTTTCAACAGTCACCTGCCTGGGTCAGCCGCCGTCCCAAGAACTCTCTTTGCTTCAAGACCTTCAATTCCCGATGATGTGTTAACCAAGGCCTTCCAAGTAGGAAATGATGTAATCGACAACATAAAATCCAAGTTTAGTTCTTGA